CGCTCCGAAGCAGATCCGGGACATCGGGCTGAGCGGGTCCTACTACGATGCGCGGATGATCGGCAGCGACATCTATGTCGTCACCAGCGAAGGGGTTCCCTGGTACCGTGACACGGTTGTCATGCCGGAGGTGCGGGAGGGCGAGAAGGTCGTGAAATCGCCCGACGTCTATTACTTCGATATCCCCTGTTCATCGTATACCTTTTACACCCTGTCCTCCTTCGACATCCTGAACGATAGGTCCGTGACGGCGGAGACCTTCATGCTCGGCTACTCCACCACGCTGTACGTCTCCCGCGACAACCTGTACATGGCCTACCAGAAGGAGAGCCGGGGTCCGTGGACGGCAGGAGCGGCGGAAGAGAGGGCTGCTCCCGCAGGGGTGGTGCAGGAGGAAGCGACGATCATCCACAGGTTTGAGATCGATCGCGGCGAGATCTCGTACGCGGGGATGGGCGAGGTGGCGGGCCGCCTCCTGAACCAGTTCTCGATGGACGAATGGGAGGGCAACCTCCGCGTGGCAACCACGGTCTCTGGCTGGGCGCAGACGAATTCCTACCAGTACAGGCAGGCGGACTTCTACCAGTACAGCACCGTCTCCGTGCTCGGGAAGGACATGAGGACGCTCGGGGAGCTCCGCTATATAGCGCCCGATGAGCAGATCTACGCGACGCGCTTCGTCGGCGACCGCCTCTATATGGTCACGTTCAAGAAGATAGATCCCTTTTTCGTGATCGATCTCTCGGATCCGAAAGCGCCGGGCATACTGGGCAAGCTGAAGATCCCCGGTTACTCCGACTACCTCCACCCCTATGACAACAACCACATCATCGGCATCGGAAAAGAGACTGCAGAGAACCAGTGGGGGGGCATCTCGGTCGAGGGGTTGAAGATCGCCCTCTTCGACGTGACGGATGTCAATAACCCGAAGCTTCTGGATCGGGTGGAGATCGGCGAAAGCGGGACAGATTCCGAGGCCCTGTACGATCATAAGGCGTTTCTCTTCGATAAGGAGAAGAATATCCTGGTCATACCGGTCCGCGAGGTGAAGAGGGTCGCGAATCCCGAGAGCAAGTACGGCTCGTACGCCCAGAAGATATGGCAGGGAGCCTACGTCTTCTCCATCGCACCGGAGAGCGGATTCGAGCTGAGGGGAACCGTTACGCACGAAGACGAGGATGCACCGGTTTACTACTGGGGGTCGCCTTCCGCCGTTCGCAGATCCCTGTACATGGACGATGTGCTCTACACCGTATCCTCCCGCAAGATCGTCATGAACCGCCTGACCGATATCGACACGCAGATCAACCAGGTGCTGCTGCCCTACCGCGGCCATGGAGGGGTGTATCCTCCCGTCTACCGCTGACAGCATCTCACCTCTTTTCGATATCGCAGCTGCTGGTTTACGGCGTACGAATCCCGAGAGCGATTTTGCTGGCGATAATGGCTCCATACCCTGATTCCTTCCTGGAAATCGGGAATTCTGGATTGATAAGCTACATTGAAATAGTTCCTTGACCATTACGTCCCTCATTAGGTCCTGGATGTGGAAGGATGCCATTGCTGGAATGCTGCCAGAGGGATGTTGCGACACTCCCCCTGCAATCGACGGCATATGATGCCGCACGATTGATGGAAGAGAAGAATGCGGATATGGTGGTGATCGTGGAGGACTCCCGCCCTGTCGGGGTTATCACGGACAGGGATCTCGTGGTTCGGGTGCTGACGAAGTTCCGGGATCCGGAGAGAACGCCCGTCACGGAGATAATGTCGGAGGATCCCCTCGTGCTGGACGAGAGGACCGGGCTGTACGAGGCGATGCAGTTCGGGCGCGACTGGAACCTGCGTCGGTTCCCTATCGTGGACGCGGAAGGCAGACTGGTCGGCATCATAACTCTCGATGACATCATCCGTCTCCTGGTGGAGGAGATCAGCTGGGTCGCCCACATCATTGAGAAGGTATCCACTCCGCAGGCGTCGGCCTGACACTCCGTTCTTTTTGCAGGGTTGCGCATCTCGGGGAAGGCGCGCCTTTACCGGCCCGGACGATTCCCCCACGAGGATACGGATCGGGGCGACCCCGTATCAGCCGTATAGCGGCATAGGGTTGAAAGATGTAGCTCCTCTCCGCCGATCGGCGAAACGGAGTGCCGAGCGAGGTCTCCCTGCCGTCCAAAGAACCATATGCCTGAGTTGCAACAGATAACCGTATGGTCTCCCTTTTCGATATACAGCAGGCGGCCTGGACGATTCGGGATCGGGTGATCAGAACGCCTCTCGTATACTCCCCCACCTTCTCCGCGATGAGCGGGGCGAGCGTGTACCTCAAGCTTGAGACGATGCAGAGATCGGGATCCTTCAAGGTGCGCGGAGCGGCAAACAAGATCCTCTCGGAGAGGGACAGAATCGGCCCTTCCGGTGTTGTGGCGGCTTCGGCCGGCAACCATGCCCAGGGGGTGGCGCTGGCGGCAGCGCAGGCGGGGGTTCCGGCCACGATCGTCATGCCGCAGTGGGTCTCCCACAGCAAACAGCAGGCGACGAAGGGATACGGGGCTGAGGTGATCCTCCATGGCAGGGATCTGGACGAGAGTCTGGAGCTCGCCTGGAGACTGGCGGAAGAGGGAAGGACCTTCGTTCATCCTTACAACGATCCGGCCATCGTTGCCGGTCAGGGCACGATTGCCCTGGAAGTATTCCAGGACCTTCCGCATGCGGATGTGTTTATCGTTCCGGTGGGAGGCGGGGGCCTGATAAACGGCATCGCGACAGCAGCAAAAGCGCTCCGCTCTAAAACCCGCATCGTCGGAGTCCAGGCGGAGGCATGTCCGTGCGCCTACCGTGCGAAACAGCAGGGCGGCGTGGTGGAGGTGGAGGCGGGGCAGACGATTGCAGAGGGCATCCGGGTCCGGAAAGTGGGAGATCTCAACTACCCTGCGTTGCAGGAACTCGTGGATGAGGTTATGCTCGTAACCGAGGATCAGATCGCCGATGCGATCCTCCTGCTGCTGGAGAGGAAGAAGGTGCTTGCCGAAGGGGCGGGAGCCGCTCCCCTGGCTGCCCTCCTCTCGGGAGACGTGAGGATCCGGGAGGGGGAGTCCGTCGTGCTGATCGTCAGCGGCGGGAATCTGGATGCACCGCTGCTCACGCGCATCATCCGAAGGGGGATGTTTCGCAGCGGAAGGATCGCCCGGTTCCATGTCTGCCTCGCCGATGTTCCCAACGAACTGGCGCGGCTCCTT
This portion of the Methanomicrobiales archaeon genome encodes:
- a CDS encoding beta-propeller domain-containing protein gives rise to the protein MSDRRVAAFAILGIAVIAAIMGAALVREQRGLEVSGELKKFASEEEILAFLESHAEATAPAYGGGGAIQKVAYDEAANYAPAPIPAKGIPSGSRSAGEYSTTNVQVKGVDEADFLKNDGKHIYLISGSTLAIVDAYPAEKARIVSETELEGQPVELFLLGDRLVIFSNQQGETFVTPRNSAVPVPVWRTTTHATVYDVRNRSAPKQIRDIGLSGSYYDARMIGSDIYVVTSEGVPWYRDTVVMPEVREGEKVVKSPDVYYFDIPCSSYTFYTLSSFDILNDRSVTAETFMLGYSTTLYVSRDNLYMAYQKESRGPWTAGAAEERAAPAGVVQEEATIIHRFEIDRGEISYAGMGEVAGRLLNQFSMDEWEGNLRVATTVSGWAQTNSYQYRQADFYQYSTVSVLGKDMRTLGELRYIAPDEQIYATRFVGDRLYMVTFKKIDPFFVIDLSDPKAPGILGKLKIPGYSDYLHPYDNNHIIGIGKETAENQWGGISVEGLKIALFDVTDVNNPKLLDRVEIGESGTDSEALYDHKAFLFDKEKNILVIPVREVKRVANPESKYGSYAQKIWQGAYVFSIAPESGFELRGTVTHEDEDAPVYYWGSPSAVRRSLYMDDVLYTVSSRKIVMNRLTDIDTQINQVLLPYRGHGGVYPPVYR
- a CDS encoding CBS domain-containing protein, which translates into the protein MPLLECCQRDVATLPLQSTAYDAARLMEEKNADMVVIVEDSRPVGVITDRDLVVRVLTKFRDPERTPVTEIMSEDPLVLDERTGLYEAMQFGRDWNLRRFPIVDAEGRLVGIITLDDIIRLLVEEISWVAHIIEKVSTPQASA
- the ilvA gene encoding threonine ammonia-lyase — encoded protein: MVSLFDIQQAAWTIRDRVIRTPLVYSPTFSAMSGASVYLKLETMQRSGSFKVRGAANKILSERDRIGPSGVVAASAGNHAQGVALAAAQAGVPATIVMPQWVSHSKQQATKGYGAEVILHGRDLDESLELAWRLAEEGRTFVHPYNDPAIVAGQGTIALEVFQDLPHADVFIVPVGGGGLINGIATAAKALRSKTRIVGVQAEACPCAYRAKQQGGVVEVEAGQTIAEGIRVRKVGDLNYPALQELVDEVMLVTEDQIADAILLLLERKKVLAEGAGAAPLAALLSGDVRIREGESVVLIVSGGNLDAPLLTRIIRRGMFRSGRIARFHVCLADVPNELARLLAIVARLDGNVLHIRHARGTWDLPLHISGVELEVETRGFEHIEKLRAALAESGYAVEVDSPREVR